The following proteins are encoded in a genomic region of Glycine soja cultivar W05 chromosome 17, ASM419377v2, whole genome shotgun sequence:
- the LOC114393703 gene encoding uncharacterized protein LOC114393703 isoform X2 yields MEQLVNFIIRPPRAEYDPKSDLLDQEFMLKGKWYQRKDVEIKNSRGDVLQCSHYLPIVSPEGKPLPCVIYCHGNSGCRADASEAAIILLPSNITVFTLDFSGSGISGGEHVTLGWNEKDDLKAVVNYLRDDGNVSLIGLWGRSMGAVTSLMYGAEDPSIAGMVLDSPFSDLVDLMMELVDTYKVRLPKFTVKFAIQYMRRAIQKKAKFDITDLNTIKVAKSCFVPALLGHAIDDDFIQPHHSDRIFEAYMGDKNIIKFDGDHNSPRPQFYFDSINIFFHNVLQPPEDEVGESFFDPMNDYFGKDVWRSVHELGYSNESSSKNKEPSTSSTINAIEQVRSRRPMSRMEVPSDISSKDEHREHEEKCGNISPSSSSMISFELSNGDPFGSHVPATLEDDQYVEYQLDDLAGFPSTAEEEERMFMEAVMESLKDLEVRNPNAEQPTSSVSSVYVDAVEPSDKDASSGEISRPVETESSSLKHTTESKFKTTSSTSEEFEPLNGESNSISVKHSQNVVSEPSPVPSVSLEGPAHLQLQPPPSAPTDTSSVTESSNTSGSASSDSSASLQSSSETDVSHNTKATVTVVRNPAGHVMDGLMRRWDFNFFKNK; encoded by the exons atggaacaGCTTGTCAACTTCATCATCCGGCCACCAAG AGCTGAATATGACCCCAAAAGTGATTTATTGGATCAGGAGTTCATGCTGAAAGGAAAATGGTATCAACGGAAGGATGTAgag ATAAAAAACAGTCGGGGTGATGTTCTTCAATGCAGCCATTACTTGCCTATAGTCAGCCCTGAAGGAAAGCCTCTGCCGTGTGTAATATATTGTCATGGAAATAG CGGATGTAGGGCTGATGCTAGTGAAGCTGCTATAATTTTACTTCCCTCAAACATTACAGTTTTTACTCTGGATTTTTCTGGCTCTGGAATTTCTGGAGGGGAGCATGTCACTCTAGGCTGGAATGAA AAGGATGATCTGAAGGCTGTCGTCAACTATTTGCGGGATGATGGAAATGTCTCTTTAATTGGCTTGTGGGGTCGCTCAATGGGAGCTGTAACCAG CCTTATGTATGGAGCTGAGGATCCTTCAATTGCAGGGATGGTTTTAGACAGTCCCTTTTCTGATTTGGTTGATTTGATGATGGAACTTGTAGATACATATAAAGTTCGTCTGCCAAAGTTTACT GTGAAGTTTGCAATCCAGTACATGCGAAGAGCGATCCAAAAGAAGGCAAAATTTGACATAACGGACCTCAATACAATTAAG GTGGCAAAATCTTGTTTTGTTCCAGCTCTACTAGGCCatgccattgatgatgattttaTACAGCCCCATCACTCTGATCGAATATTTGAGGCTTACATG GgagacaaaaacataattaaatttgacGGAGATCACAATTCTCCTCGTCCTCAGTTTTACTTTGATTCCATAAACATCTTTTTTCACAATGTTTTGCAACCTCCGGAAGATGAGGTTGGGGAATCATTTTTTGACCCCATGAATGATTACTTTGGTAAG GATGTTTGGAGATCTGTGCACGAATTAGGCTACAGCAATGAATCATCATCTAAAAACAAAG AACCATCAACAAGCAGCACGATAAATGCCATTGAGCAGGTCCGTTCAAGACGACCAATGAGTAGGATGGAG GTTCCATCTGATATTTCTTCGAAAGATGAACATCGTGAACATGAG GAGAAGTGCGGCAATATTtccccatcatcatcatcaatgaTAAGCTTTGAATTGTCAAATGGTGATCCCTTTGGGTCCCATGTTCCAGCCACATTGGAAGATGATCAGTATGTAGAATATCAACTAGATGACCTTGCAGGTTTTCCATCTACTGCAGAGGAGGAAGAAAGA ATGTTCATGGAAGCAGTGATGGAGTCACTGAAGGACCTGGAAGTACGAAATCCAAATGCAGAACAACCAACAAGTAGTGTTAGTTCTGTGTATGTAGATGCTGTAGAGCCGTCTGATAAAGATGCTTCTTCAGGAGAGATTTCGAGACCGGTGGAGACAGAATCTTCCTCACTCAAACACACCACAGagtcaaaattcaaaaccacTTCCTCGACATCAGAAGAATTTGAGCCATTGAACGGTGAGTCAAATTCCATTTCAGTGAAACATTCCCAAAATGTGGTGTCGGAGCCAAGTCCAGTACCAAGTGTTTCATTAGAAGGACCAGCACATCTGCAGCTGCAGCCACCACCATCGGCACCTACTGACACATCATCAGTAACTGAGTCCAGCAATACAAGTGGTTCTGCTAGTAGCGATAGTTCTGCTAGTTTACAAAGTTCATCAGAGACTGATGTATCACATAACACGAAAGCCACAGTAACTGTTGTTAGGAATCCCGCAGGCCATGTCATGGATGGCTTAATGCGTCGATgggatttcaattttttcaagaACAAATAG
- the LOC114393703 gene encoding uncharacterized protein LOC114393703 isoform X1: MEQLVNFIIRPPRAEYDPKSDLLDQEFMLKGKWYQRKDVEIKNSRGDVLQCSHYLPIVSPEGKPLPCVIYCHGNSGCRADASEAAIILLPSNITVFTLDFSGSGISGGEHVTLGWNEKDDLKAVVNYLRDDGNVSLIGLWGRSMGAVTSLMYGAEDPSIAGMVLDSPFSDLVDLMMELVDTYKVRLPKFTVKFAIQYMRRAIQKKAKFDITDLNTIKVAKSCFVPALLGHAIDDDFIQPHHSDRIFEAYMGDKNIIKFDGDHNSPRPQFYFDSINIFFHNVLQPPEDEVGESFFDPMNDYFGKDVWRSVHELGYSNESSSKNKDAEPSTSSTINAIEQVRSRRPMSRMEVPSDISSKDEHREHEEKCGNISPSSSSMISFELSNGDPFGSHVPATLEDDQYVEYQLDDLAGFPSTAEEEERMFMEAVMESLKDLEVRNPNAEQPTSSVSSVYVDAVEPSDKDASSGEISRPVETESSSLKHTTESKFKTTSSTSEEFEPLNGESNSISVKHSQNVVSEPSPVPSVSLEGPAHLQLQPPPSAPTDTSSVTESSNTSGSASSDSSASLQSSSETDVSHNTKATVTVVRNPAGHVMDGLMRRWDFNFFKNK; encoded by the exons atggaacaGCTTGTCAACTTCATCATCCGGCCACCAAG AGCTGAATATGACCCCAAAAGTGATTTATTGGATCAGGAGTTCATGCTGAAAGGAAAATGGTATCAACGGAAGGATGTAgag ATAAAAAACAGTCGGGGTGATGTTCTTCAATGCAGCCATTACTTGCCTATAGTCAGCCCTGAAGGAAAGCCTCTGCCGTGTGTAATATATTGTCATGGAAATAG CGGATGTAGGGCTGATGCTAGTGAAGCTGCTATAATTTTACTTCCCTCAAACATTACAGTTTTTACTCTGGATTTTTCTGGCTCTGGAATTTCTGGAGGGGAGCATGTCACTCTAGGCTGGAATGAA AAGGATGATCTGAAGGCTGTCGTCAACTATTTGCGGGATGATGGAAATGTCTCTTTAATTGGCTTGTGGGGTCGCTCAATGGGAGCTGTAACCAG CCTTATGTATGGAGCTGAGGATCCTTCAATTGCAGGGATGGTTTTAGACAGTCCCTTTTCTGATTTGGTTGATTTGATGATGGAACTTGTAGATACATATAAAGTTCGTCTGCCAAAGTTTACT GTGAAGTTTGCAATCCAGTACATGCGAAGAGCGATCCAAAAGAAGGCAAAATTTGACATAACGGACCTCAATACAATTAAG GTGGCAAAATCTTGTTTTGTTCCAGCTCTACTAGGCCatgccattgatgatgattttaTACAGCCCCATCACTCTGATCGAATATTTGAGGCTTACATG GgagacaaaaacataattaaatttgacGGAGATCACAATTCTCCTCGTCCTCAGTTTTACTTTGATTCCATAAACATCTTTTTTCACAATGTTTTGCAACCTCCGGAAGATGAGGTTGGGGAATCATTTTTTGACCCCATGAATGATTACTTTGGTAAG GATGTTTGGAGATCTGTGCACGAATTAGGCTACAGCAATGAATCATCATCTAAAAACAAAG ATGCAGAACCATCAACAAGCAGCACGATAAATGCCATTGAGCAGGTCCGTTCAAGACGACCAATGAGTAGGATGGAG GTTCCATCTGATATTTCTTCGAAAGATGAACATCGTGAACATGAG GAGAAGTGCGGCAATATTtccccatcatcatcatcaatgaTAAGCTTTGAATTGTCAAATGGTGATCCCTTTGGGTCCCATGTTCCAGCCACATTGGAAGATGATCAGTATGTAGAATATCAACTAGATGACCTTGCAGGTTTTCCATCTACTGCAGAGGAGGAAGAAAGA ATGTTCATGGAAGCAGTGATGGAGTCACTGAAGGACCTGGAAGTACGAAATCCAAATGCAGAACAACCAACAAGTAGTGTTAGTTCTGTGTATGTAGATGCTGTAGAGCCGTCTGATAAAGATGCTTCTTCAGGAGAGATTTCGAGACCGGTGGAGACAGAATCTTCCTCACTCAAACACACCACAGagtcaaaattcaaaaccacTTCCTCGACATCAGAAGAATTTGAGCCATTGAACGGTGAGTCAAATTCCATTTCAGTGAAACATTCCCAAAATGTGGTGTCGGAGCCAAGTCCAGTACCAAGTGTTTCATTAGAAGGACCAGCACATCTGCAGCTGCAGCCACCACCATCGGCACCTACTGACACATCATCAGTAACTGAGTCCAGCAATACAAGTGGTTCTGCTAGTAGCGATAGTTCTGCTAGTTTACAAAGTTCATCAGAGACTGATGTATCACATAACACGAAAGCCACAGTAACTGTTGTTAGGAATCCCGCAGGCCATGTCATGGATGGCTTAATGCGTCGATgggatttcaattttttcaagaACAAATAG
- the LOC114393065 gene encoding membrane protein PM19L-like: MASGSKSVASILLALNLVLYFIVLVIASWAVNHGIQRSGETASVLSIPARIFPIYFPMGNMTTGFFVILSLVAGVVGFTTSLTGLQNIFQWNAPNLHAAAMSSLTTWALTLLAMGFACKEIELGWTDSNLRTLETITIIVSATQLLCTGVIHVGVSEVVAQRMGGRV; this comes from the exons ATGGCTTCAGGATCCAAATCAGTAGCCTCTATCCTCTTGGCACTGAATCTAGTGCTGTACTTCATTGTGCTTGTAATTGCTTCTTGGGCAGTGAATCATGGGATTCAAAGGTCTGGCGAAACAG CATCTGTTTTGTCCATTCCGGCTCGCATATTTCCAATATATTTCCCAATGGGAAACATGACAACTGGTTTTTTCGTAATTTTGTCTCTGGTTGCTGGTGTTGTGGGATTCACCACCTCACTCACTGGATTGCAAAACATTTTCCAGTGGAATGCTCCCAACTTACATGCAGCAGCCATGTCTTCATTGACTACATGGGCACTCACTCTACTAGCCATGGG ATTTGCATGCAAAGAGATTGAACTTGGCTGGACAGACTCCAACCTG CGCACCTTAGAAACGATCACGATCATTGTAAGCGCAACACAACTATTATGCACGGGAGTTATCCATGTTGGAGTTTCAGAAGTTGTTGCGCAGAGAATGGGAGGAAGAGTATGA
- the LOC114394257 gene encoding primary amine oxidase-like yields the protein MATSMVKLMLFSALILLSLQAVVSVTPLHFQHPLDPLTKQEISLVQTIVQNKYPSSSNRLSFHYIGLDEPEKDAILKWESIKPTVITVPRKALAIVIINSQTHEILIDLKARRIVSDNIHSGNGFPTLSVDEQVVAIELPLKYGPFIESVNKRGLNLSEVVCSTFTMGWFGETKDRRTVRVECFMKESSPNIWVRPISGLTMVVDLELMKIVQYHDGGIIPVPTADNTEYRFSHQNPPFGPRQHSLATHQPQGPGFQINGHSISWANWKFHIGFDPRAGIVISLASIYDLEKHKSRRVLYKGYISELFVPYQDPTDDFYYKTFFDAGEFGFGLSTVSLVPNRDCPSNAQFLDTYVHAADGTPLLIKNAICVFEQYGSIMWRHTETGIPNESFEETRTEVNLVVRTVVTVGNYDNIIDWEFKTSGSIKPSIALSGILEIKGVDIKHKSEIKSDQHGILVSANSIGVYHDHFYIYHLDLDIDGVANSFEKTSLKTVRVTDGSSKRKSYWTTEVETAKTENDAKIILGLSPGELSVVNPNKKTSVGNDVGYRLIPAIPAHPLLTDDDYPQIRGAFTNFNVWVTPYNRTEKWAGGLYVDHSHGDDTLAVWTKKNRDINNKDIVLWHVVGIHHVPAQEDFPIMPLLSTAFELRPTNFFERNPVLKTLSPPDVQWPGCPK from the exons ATGGCTACCTCCATGGTGAAGCTTATGCTTTTCTCTGCTCTCATACTCTTGTCCTTGCAAGCAGTTGTGTCTGTAACACCACTGCATTTTCAACATCCACTAGACCCTTTAACCAAACAAGAGATAAGTCTTGTCCAAACCATAGTCCAAAACAAGTACCCAAGCTCAAGTAACAGGTTGAGCTTCCACTACATTGGACTCGACGAACCTGAAAAGGATGCCATCCTCAAATGGGAATCCATCAAACCAACTGTTATAACTGTCCCTCGCAAAGCCTTGGCCATTGTTATAATCAACAGCCAAACCCACGAGATCTTAATTGATCTAAAGGCAAGGCGCATTGTCTCCGACAATATTCACTCCGGGAATGGCTTCCCTACCCTTTCCGTTGATGAACAAGTCGTTGCCATAGAGCTGCCACTGAAATACGGTCCATTCATTGAGTCAGTGAACAAGAGAGGGCTGAACCTCTCTGAGGTGGTGTGTTCCACATTCACAATGGGGTGGTTTGGAGAAACCAAGGACAGAAGGACAGTGAGAGTGGAATGCTTCATGAAAGAAAGCAGCCCCAATATCTGGGTGAGGCCTATCAGTGGACTCACAATGGTGGTTGACCTTGAACTCATGAAGATCGTTCAGTATCACGACGGTGGCATTATACCAGTACCAACTGCCGACAACACTGAATACCGCTTTTCACATCAGAACCCACCATTCGGTCCAAGACAACATAGTCTAGCAACCCATCAACCACAGGGTCCAGGCTTCCAAATCAACGGACACAGTATTAG TTGGGCCAACTGGAAGTTCCATATTGGATTTGATCCACGTGCCGGAATTGTAATATCACTGGCATCCATTTATGATTTGGAGAAGCACAAATCTCGTAGAGTGTTATACAAAGGTTACATTTCTGAGCTGTTTGTGCCATACCAAGACCCAACAGATGATTTTTACTATAAGACTTTCTTTGATGCTGGAGAGTTTGGGTTTGGTCTCTCCACGGTCTCATTGGTGCCCAACCGTGATTGCCCATCGAATGCTCAGTTCCTAGATACATATGTTCACGCTGCTGATGGTACTCCGTTACTCATCAAGAACGCAATCTGTGTCTTTGAACAATATGGCAGCATCATGTGGCGTCACACCGAAACAGGCATTCCCAATGAATCG TTCGAAGAAACGAGAACGGAAGTCAACTTAGTGGTAAGAACTGTTGTTACCGTGGGCAACTACGATAACATCATTGATTGGGAGTTTAAAACAAGTGGCTCAATCAAACCCTCG ATTGCTCTCTCGGGTATATTGGAAATTAAGGGAGTGGATATTAAGCACAAGAGTGAGATCAAGAGCGATCAACATGGTATCTTGGTGTCGGCAAACAGCATTGGTGTTTACCACGACCACTTCTACATTTACCATCTTGACCTTGACATTGATGGTGTTGCCAACTCTTTTGAGAAGACAAGTTTGAAGACTGTAAGAGTGACAGATGGAAGTTCGAAGAGGAAAAGCTATTGGACAACTGAGGTTGAAACTGCCAAGACTGAAAATGATGCAAAGATAATACTTGGGTTGAGCCCTGGTGAGCTTTCAGTGGTGAATCCTAACAAGAAAACCTCTGTTGGAAATGATGTGGGATACCGTTTGATTCCAGCAATCCCAGCTCATCCTCTTCTCACAGATGACGATTATCCACAAATACGTGGCGCTTTTACCAATTTCAATGTGTGGGTCACTCCATACAATAGGACTGAGAAGTGGGCTGGTGGACTCTACGTTGATCACAGCCATGGAGATGATACTTTAGCCGTTTGGACCAAAAA GAATAGAGACATTAACAACAAGGACATTGTGCTGTGGCACGTTGTGGGAATTCATCATGTTCCAGCACAGGAAGACTTCCCCATAATGCCATTATTGAGCACTGCATTCGAGCTCAGGCCAACCAATTTCTTCGAGAGGAATCCGGTTCTTAAAACACTTTCTCCCCCGGATGTCCAATGGCCTGGTTGCCCCAAGTAA
- the LOC114393699 gene encoding UDP-glucose flavonoid 3-O-glucosyltransferase 7-like, whose protein sequence is MEERKPLKLYFIHFLAAGHMIPLCDMATLFSTRGHHVTIITTPSNAQILRKSLPSHPLLRLHTVQFPSHEVGLPDGIENISAVSDLDSLGKVFSATAMLQPPIEDFVEQQPPDCIVADFLFPWVDDLAKKLRIPRLAFNGFSLFTICAIHSSSESSDSPIIQSLPHPITLNATPPKELTKFLETVLETELKSYGLIVNSFTELDGEEYTRYYEKTTGHKAWHLGPASLIGRTAQEKAERGQKSVVSMHECVAWLDSKRENSVVYICFGSLCYFQDKQLYEIACGIQASGHDFIWVVPEKKGKEHEKEEEKEKWLPKGFEETNEDKGMIIRGWAPQMIILGHPAIGAFLTHCGWNSTVEAVSAGIPMLTWPVHGEQFYNEKLITEVRGIGVEVGAVEWTPIGIGDRLNLVTRDHIQKGVRRLMDASDEALEIRRRAKDFAQKARQAVLEGGSSHNNLTALIHHLILLRHARLLA, encoded by the coding sequence ATGGAGGAAAGAAAGCCACTCAAACTCTACTTCATTCATTTCCTAGCAGCGGGTCACATGATCCCTCTCTGCGACATGGCCACACTCTTCTCCACTCGCGGCCACCACGTCACCATCATCACCACCCCCTCCAACGCCCAAATCCTCCGCAAATCCCTCCCCTCCCACCCTCTCCTCCGCCTCCACACCGTTCAGTTCCCCTCCCATGAGGTGGGTCTTCCCGACGGCATCGAAAACATCTCCGCCGTCTCCGACTTGGACAGCCTCGGCAAGGTGTTCAGTGCCACCGCCATGCTCCAACCCCCCATCGAGGACTTCGTGGAGCAGCAGCCACCCGATTGCATCGTCGCCGACTTTCTCTTCCCCTGGGTGGATGACTTGGCCAAAAAGCTTCGCATCCCCAGACTTGCCTTCAACGGCTTCTCCCTCTTCACCATCTGCGCCATACACTCCTCCTCCGAGTCTTCCGATTCTCCCATCATTCAGAGTCTCCCTCACCCCATCACCCTCAACGCAACACCGCCAAAGGAATTGACCAAATTCCTTGAAACCGTGCTGGAGACAGAGCTCAAAAGCTATGGCCTCATCGTCAACAGCTTTACGGAACTCGATGGAGAAGAGTACACCCGCTACTACGAGAAAACCACGGGCCACAAGGCTTGGCATCTTGGCCCTGCCTCTCTAATAGGCAGAACCGCTCAAGAGAAAGCAGAGAGGGGACAGAAGAGCGTGGTGAGTATGCACGAGTGTGTGGCTTGGCTTGACTCAAAGAGAGAAAACTCGGTCGTCTACATATGCTTCGGAAGCCTTTGCTATTTCCAGGATAAACAACTATACGAGATAGCATGCGGGATCCAAGCATCGGGACATGATTTCATATGGGTGGTTCCGGAGAAGAAAGGGAAAGAGCATGAGAAGGAGGAAGAGAAGGAGAAGTGGCTGCCCAAGGGTTTTGAAGAGACAAATGAAGACAAGGGGATGATTATAAGGGGATGGGCCCCACAGATGATTATACTTGGGCACCCGGCCATTGGTGCCTTCCTCACGCACTGCGGCTGGAACTCGACGGTGGAGGCGGTGAGTGCGGGGATTCCGATGCTGACTTGGCCTGTGCATGGAGAACAGTTTTACAACGAAAAGCTGATAACAGAGGTTAGGGGGATTGGGGTGGAGGTTGGAGCTGTGGAGTGGACCCCCATTGGGATTGGTGATAGACTCAACTTGGTCACCAGAGATCATATTCAGAAGGGTGTCAGACGCTTGATGGACGCTTCTGATGAAGCTCTAGAAATTAGACGGCGAGCAAAAGACTTTGCCCAAAAGGCCAGACAAGCTGTTCTAGAAGGAGGTTCATCTCACAACAATTTAACGGCCCTGATTCATCATCTTATACTTCTCAGGCACGCCAGGCTTCTCGCTTAA
- the LOC114393830 gene encoding UDP-glucose flavonoid 3-O-glucosyltransferase 7-like, producing MDLKEQPLKLYFIPYLAAGHMIPLCDIAQFFASRGHHVTIITTPSNAQILHQSKNLRVHTFEFPSQEAGLPDGVENIFTVTDLEKFYRIYVAATILLREPIESFVERDPPDCIVADFMYYWVDDLANRLRIPRLVFNGFSLFAICAMESVKTHRIDGPFVIPDFPHHITINSAPPKDARDFLEPLLTVALKSNGFIINNFAELDGEEYLRHYEKTTGHRAWHLGPASLVRRTALEKAERGQKSVVSANECLSWLDSKRDNSVVYISFGTLCYFPDKQLYEIACGMEASGYEFIWVVPEKKGKEDESEEEKEKWLPEGFEERKKGMIIKGWAPQVLILEHPAVGAFLTHCGWNSTVEAVSAGVPMITWPVHSDQFYNEKLITQVRGIGVEVGVEEWTLSAYFQSQKLVGRDRIEKAVRRLMDGAAEAQQIRRQALNFQKTAANAVQEGGSSYNNLTSLIHYLKQFRDRKS from the coding sequence ATGGACTTGAAAGAACAGCCACTAAAACTTTACTTCATTCCATACCTGGCAGCGGGTCACATGATCCCTCTATGCGACATAGCCCAATTCTTCGCCTCACGTGGCCACCACGTGACCATCATCACCACCCCTTCCAACGCCCAAATCCTTCACCAGTCCAAAAACTTGCGCGTCCACACCTTCGAGTTCCCTTCTCAAGAAGCAGGCCTCCCTGACGGCGTCGAAAACATATTCACCGTCACCGACCTCGAAAAATTCTACAGAATCTACGTCGCCGCCACCATACTGCTCCGCGAACCCATCGAGAGTTTCGTGGAGCGGGACCCACCGGACTGCATAGTCGCCGATTTCATGTACTACTGGGTGGATGACTTGGCAAACAGGCTCCGCATCCCTAGGCTGGTCTTCAACGGATTCTCCCTCTTCGCCATTTGCGCCATGGAGTCCGTCAAAACGCACCGCATCGATGGTCCCTTCGTCATTCCAGATTTCCCTCACCACATCACCATCAACTCAGCCCCACCCAAGGACGCGCGTGATTTCTTGGAACCCCTTCTCACGGTGGCGCTCAAGAGCAACGGTttcatcatcaacaacttcGCCGAGCTTGACGGTGAAGAGTACCTCCGCCACTACGAGAAAACCACGGGCCACAGGGCCTGGCACCTTGGCCCAGCGTCCCTCGTTCGCAGAACCGCTCTGGAGAAAGCAGAGAGGGGCCAGAAGAGCGTGGTGAGTGCGAACGAGTGCCTGAGTTGGCTCGACTCCAAGCGAGACAACTCGGTGGTGTACATAAGTTTTGGGACCCTCTGCTATTTTCCGGATAAACAGCTTTACGAGATTGCATGCGGGATGGAAGCATCGGGTTATGAATTCATATGGGTGGTTCCGGAGAAGAAAGGGAAGGAAGACGAGAGCGAGGAAGAGAAGGAGAAGTGGCTGCCAGAGGGTTTTGAAGAGAGGAAGAAGGGGATGATTATCAAGGGGTGGGCCCCACAGGTGCTGATTCTGGAGCACCCTGCTGTCGGTGCGTTTTTGACGCATTGTGGGTGGAACTCCACGGTGGAGGCGGTGAGTGCTGGGGTTCCCATGATTACGTGGCCGGTGCACAGCGATCAGTTCTACAACGAGAAGTTAATAACACAGGTGCGGGGTATTGGGGTGGAGGTGGGTGTAGAGGAGTGGACCCTCAGTGCTTATTTCCAGAGTCAGAAGCTGGTGGGAAGAGATCGCATAGAGAAGGCTGTGAGGAGGCTCATGGACGGTGCTGCTGAGGCTCAGCAAATCAGACGCCAAGCACTAAACTTTCAGAAAACGGCTGCAAATGCTGTTCAAGAGGGTGGCTCATCATACAATAACTTAACCTCCCTCATTCATTATCTTAAACAATTCAGAGACCGTAAATCTTAA